The stretch of DNA GCTGATCGAATGCGCGCTCTGGGACCCGATGAACATCGCCAAGTCCGGCCGCGGTCTGGGCATCATCACCGATGCCCGCTATCGCTTCGAGCGCGGCGTCGATCCGGAATATATGGTTCCCGGTCTGGAGCGCACGACGGAACTCGTTCTTGAACTTTGCGGCGGCACGCCGGCGAAGGCGGATGTCGTCGGCTACAAGGGCTATCAGCCGAAGACCGTCGATTTTCCCTACTGGGAAGTCAGGCGCCTGACCGGCCTTGAAGTCTCGACTGAGGAGAGCAAGGATATCCTGACCCGCCTCGGCTTCGGGGTGTCGGGCTCGGGCGAAAGCGTCTCGGTCGCCGTTCCTTCCTGGCGTCCGGACGTCGGCGGTAAGGCCGACCTCGTTGAGGAAGTCATGCGCATCCACGGCGTCGACAACATCAAGCCGGCGCCGTTGGAAAGCCATGCAGCCGTGAACGGCAAGATTCTGACGACACTGCAGATCCGCACGCGTATGGCCAAGCGGGCGCTCGCCTCGCGCGGCATGCTGGAGGCCGTCACCTGGTCCTTCATTTCGGAAGAGCAGGCGAAGCTCTTCGGCGGCGGCTCGCTGGCACTCAAGCTTGCGAACCCGATCGCAGCCGAAATGTCCGACATGCGCCCGTCGCTCCTGCCGGGTTTGTTGATGGCTGCGCAGCGAAACGCCGACAAGGGCTACGGCGATGTGGCGATCTTCGAAGTTTCCGGAACCTACGAGAATGACAGGCCGGACGGCCAGCGCCGTGTTGCCGGTGGCATTCGCCGCGGCACGGCGTCGCTCACCGGCGCCGGCCGCATGTGGTCGAACAATTTGAAGGGCGGCGGCAAGCCGGTCGATGTCTTCGACGCCAAGGCCGATGCGCTGGCGGTGATCGAGGCCTGCGGCCTGCCGATGGGCAACATCCAGATAGAGCAGGGCGGACCGGAATGGTATCACCCCGGCCGTTCCGGCACCATCAAGATGGGTCCGAAGGTCGTCCTCGGCTATTTCGGCGAATTCCATCCTTCGACGCTCGAAGCGCTCGATGTGTCAGGCGCGCTCTGCGGCTTCGAGGTCTATATCGACGCTATGCCCGAGCCGAAGAAGAAGGCGACACGCACCAAGCCGGCGCTGGAGCTTTCGCCCCTCCAGGCCGTCAAGCGCGATTTCGCTTTCGTCGTCGACAAGGCGGTTGAAGCAGGCGCGATCATAAAGGCTGCGAGCGGTGCCGACCGCAAGCTGGTCACCGGCGTCAATGTCTTCGACATCTTCGAAGGCGGATCGCTTGGCGAAGGCAAGAAGTCGGTTGCGATCGAAGTGCAGATCCAGCCCGTCGAGCGGACGTTGACGGACGAGGATTTTGAGGCTTTGACGCAGAAGATCGTGGCGAGCGTGACGAAGTTCACCGGCGGTGTGCTGCGAAGCTGACGAAGCATACGATGGGCGGCACTCCGGCCGGTGGCTGCGCCGGCCTGAATCAGTGAAAGCTGCGCCGCCTAGGAATGCAGGTAGTAGAGCTTGTTGACGATGGTCCATCGACCGTCGATCTTCAGCATCGACAGATAGTCGGTAAAGCGCATCCCGGCGAATTCGTCAGTCACCTTCGCCATCGCGGCATCGCCTGCGACATCGATCATTGTTATATCCATATACGGTTGCGTTCCCGGCGGGGCGGCGCCTTCAGCGGTGATCGCAGCGATGAATTCGTCGCGCGTCAGCCATTCGACCGCATGTTCATAGTGACCGATGATTGTGCTTTGCGGATGGAAGGCCTTTCGCAATGCGGCTTCGTTGGCAAAGGTCATGCCTTCGACGTAGAGATGGACGACTGCTTCGATTGCCTGCTGTTCGGACATATCTTGCACCCTCCGTATCGGCGTCATGATAACGCTGAAGGATTTAGAGGCGGGCGGTTCTTTGGCAAGCCGTGCCAAGTCTGAAGCAGCCGGTAAGACCGGCTGCTTCAGAGGATTGTCGTCAAGCTGCGCGGGCCGCTTTCTGGTTTGCGGCGGTGACGGCGAGTTTCGTGAGCAACTTGTCAGTTGCCGCTTCTTCCTGCAGGGTCTGGTCCAACAGCACGACGGCGTCCTTGTAGCCGAGGTTCTGCGCCCAGGTCTTCAGTGTGCCGTAACGGGCGATCTCGTAGTGCTCCACGGCCTGCGCCGCAGAGATCAGGCCGGCGTCGACCGCGGCCGTCCCCTTGAATTCTTCCATGATCTCTTCGCCCTCAGCGATGATGCCCTGAATTGCTTCGCACGTCTTGCCTTGAGCACGTTTGCCGGCAATCTCGAACACCTGCTGCAGGCGTTCTACATGGACTTCGGTTTCTTCCTTGTGCTTTTCGAAACCGGTCTTCAGATCGGCGGACTGAGCAGCGCGGGCCATCTTCGGCAGGGCGCGCAGAATCTGCCGCTCGGCGAAGTAGATATCCTTCAGAGTGTCGTAGTAGAGATCCTCAAGTGTCTTTCCCTTGGCCATTTCTTCGATCCTTGTTCTCGTTTTTGGAGTCACGCAGTCGTGAACCCTTAGAGAAGCGACCTAGTTGGAAATTGTTCCGCTGGAGCCCGCAATTTCCGGGTGGCATGAGCCGGATGACGGGATAGGTTCGTGCCGGCGGATGGAGGAGAGACGCATGAAAAAGCCTGGGTCGATGAAATCGCTCGAGGATCTGGGCCGGGCGCGGCTTTCGAAAAATTTCTTCCTCCGCGATTTCCTGCATTCCGAGATCGCCGATTTCTATCGCATTCCAAATATTCCAGA from Rhizobium sp. 007 encodes:
- the pheT gene encoding phenylalanine--tRNA ligase subunit beta, whose product is MKFTLSWLKDHLETDATLDEICTRLTMIGLEVEGVDDKAAFRPFIIAKVLSAEKHPQADRLKVLSVDTGKGAPIQVVCGAPNARAGLVGAFAASGTYVPGIDVTLSVGNIRGVESHGMMCSEKELMISDNHEGIIDLPEDAPIGTSYAAYAHLDDPVIEINLTPNRPDCTSIYGIARDLAASGLGTLKTRPAPSFAVEGETPVKVKLDLDDEKLCPGFALRLVRGVRNGPSPRWMQQRLLAIGLRPINALVDITNYMTFDQGRPMHVFDAAKVSGNLTVRRAREGETVLALDQREYKLGPNNVVIADADGIESIGGIMGGEHSGCDENTTDVLIECALWDPMNIAKSGRGLGIITDARYRFERGVDPEYMVPGLERTTELVLELCGGTPAKADVVGYKGYQPKTVDFPYWEVRRLTGLEVSTEESKDILTRLGFGVSGSGESVSVAVPSWRPDVGGKADLVEEVMRIHGVDNIKPAPLESHAAVNGKILTTLQIRTRMAKRALASRGMLEAVTWSFISEEQAKLFGGGSLALKLANPIAAEMSDMRPSLLPGLLMAAQRNADKGYGDVAIFEVSGTYENDRPDGQRRVAGGIRRGTASLTGAGRMWSNNLKGGGKPVDVFDAKADALAVIEACGLPMGNIQIEQGGPEWYHPGRSGTIKMGPKVVLGYFGEFHPSTLEALDVSGALCGFEVYIDAMPEPKKKATRTKPALELSPLQAVKRDFAFVVDKAVEAGAIIKAASGADRKLVTGVNVFDIFEGGSLGEGKKSVAIEVQIQPVERTLTDEDFEALTQKIVASVTKFTGGVLRS
- a CDS encoding ferritin-like domain-containing protein, giving the protein MAKGKTLEDLYYDTLKDIYFAERQILRALPKMARAAQSADLKTGFEKHKEETEVHVERLQQVFEIAGKRAQGKTCEAIQGIIAEGEEIMEEFKGTAAVDAGLISAAQAVEHYEIARYGTLKTWAQNLGYKDAVVLLDQTLQEEAATDKLLTKLAVTAANQKAARAA
- a CDS encoding nuclear transport factor 2 family protein, which codes for MSEQQAIEAVVHLYVEGMTFANEAALRKAFHPQSTIIGHYEHAVEWLTRDEFIAAITAEGAAPPGTQPYMDITMIDVAGDAAMAKVTDEFAGMRFTDYLSMLKIDGRWTIVNKLYYLHS